The following DNA comes from Candidatus Atribacteria bacterium ADurb.Bin276.
CAAAAAACAGCCTCCTTTCTCAAAGAATTAGAAAAAATTAAAAATTCCGGCAATAAATTTATATTGATCCTCTTCCTCGCCTCCTCCCTTTCTCTTTTTTTCTTTCCCATCACGAGAGAGGAAAAAAATGAGGGGGGAACCGATTTAATCTGTATCATATATAACCAGAACCGTTATTTACCCTTTCATAATCAGTTCAAGGACATACATTTCCAGTGCTTCGTAGTTTCTCTCCTCAACGCATTTCTTTTGGAAAGTATAATCGAATTTGTTGGCTTTGTCTTCGAGGATTATAGCAATTTTAAGACTATTGTAAAGGTGACGGTAAATATCTTCGATTTTTTGGGTTCTCATGGCTTTTACATCGAGACCAACATACTCTCCATTCCTACCATAGTTATTTTCGACTAAAATTTTTATCTGATTAAATGCCTGTCTTAAGTTTTCTACACCGAAGGTTTTGTCCTGATCATACTTGATACCATTTTGATCGTTGAGATGAACACTCCAAAGCTTTTTGTTGGCAAGTCCAAAGGCAATCTCATTGGCTGGGTCGAGACCCGCTAAGATGGCATGAGCACTTTCTAAAAGAGCGCCGACTCGATCGGGGTCAATGGTTTTATATGATAAAGCAATCGCATGGCCAATAGTTGGACAAAAACTTCTATCTATTGGCTCGTTTGGCTTGGTTTCAATGAGTACTCGAATATTCTTATCATACTCGAGCATCTTGTTTATAGCTTCAACAATTCGATTCACTGAAAGAATCGGGTCTTTGCTTTCATAACAAAGGGTGCCTTCTCGGGCTAACCAAAGAACCAGTTTGTTGCATCCTAGTTCATTGGCAATATCTACCGATCTCAGTGCTCTCCATAGAGCAAATTCTCGATCTTTAGGATGGTTTGAAGTGAAACCCCCATCAATTGTTCTGGGATCCATCCACAGCCGGGGCGCGACAAATTCGGCTTCTAATCCGTTGTCCTCTAATAATTTTTTGACTTCTTTTGCTTTTTGTTTAATGGCTGCATCGGAAAGATCGTTCATCTCTGGAACGACGTCATCATCATGAAACTGTACTGCATCAAAACCAATTTCTTTAAATTTCTTGATCTTTTCATTTAACGGAATGCTTTCTCTTACTGGTGGGCCAAAGGCATCTGCTCCCTCATGAACATTCCAGGGACCAACTGAAAATTTAAATTTTGACACGTCAATATCCCCTTTCTTATTCAATTTTATCATGATACTTCTATTTATTCTAAATAAATGAAAAAATTATATAAGTTTCGTTCGGGTTTAAAACGTTTTGGCCAAATTTCCTTAAGAAAAATTGACTTTAAAAATTGAATTGGGATAAAATGAGGTTGAGTTTTGGTTATTTATTTTTATAGGTATTCTTTAAAAAATTATAAGCTTACTTAGGAGAAAGGAGGTACTTTTTGTAATTTTAGCCAGGACACCTCAATCCTGAGAATGGAGGTGAGAGAGGAAATTATTTAGTACGTATCTATCCGAAAACTTTTTGGAATTTTCTTGCAAATACAGTAACAAAATATTTTTCATAACTTTCTAGGGAGGATGAAAATGAAAAGATTTAAATTTTTATTGTTTCTTTCTACTGTATTATTGTTAACCTTTTCCCTATTTGTCGTTGCCGAAGCTGAAGATACTGATTTTGAAATTGTTATGGTTGTCA
Coding sequences within:
- the xylA_2 gene encoding Xylose isomerase produces the protein MIKLNKKGDIDVSKFKFSVGPWNVHEGADAFGPPVRESIPLNEKIKKFKEIGFDAVQFHDDDVVPEMNDLSDAAIKQKAKEVKKLLEDNGLEAEFVAPRLWMDPRTIDGGFTSNHPKDREFALWRALRSVDIANELGCNKLVLWLAREGTLCYESKDPILSVNRIVEAINKMLEYDKNIRVLIETKPNEPIDRSFCPTIGHAIALSYKTIDPDRVGALLESAHAILAGLDPANEIAFGLANKKLWSVHLNDQNGIKYDQDKTFGVENLRQAFNQIKILVENNYGRNGEYVGLDVKAMRTQKIEDIYRHLYNSLKIAIILEDKANKFDYTFQKKCVEERNYEALEMYVLELIMKG